ACGCTGCCGCCCGAAGAAGTCGCGCGCCGCTCGGGCTCCGCGCGCAACCTGGCGGGCGTGTATTCGCCCATCGCCGCGACCGTGCATCCGGGCAAGCTGGTGCGGGGGCTGAGGCGCGTGGCGCTGCGCATGGGCATCCGCATCTACGAGCGCAGCCCGATGATCGACTTCACGCAAGGCCATCCGGTCACGGTGCGCACGCCGGCCGGCAGCATCGAGGCGCCGAAGCTGGTGCTGGCGATGAACGCGTGGATGGCCAGCGCCTTGCCTCAGTTCGAGCGCACGATCGCCATCGTGTCGAGCGACATGGTCATCACGGAAAAATGCCCCGAGCTGCTGCGCGCGACGGGGCTCGTCGATGGCGTCTCGGTGCTCGATTCGCGCACCTTCGTCTATTACTACCGCACCACTGTGGACGGTCGCCTGATGCTGGGCAAGGGCGGCAACACCTTCACCTGGGGCGGCCGCATCGCGCCGGTGTTCGACCAGCGCTCACCTTACGAGGCCGAGCTCACGCGCGCGCTGCATGGCTTCTTTCCTTCGCTGCGCGACGTGCCAGTGACTGCGAGCTGGAACGGGCCCTCGGACCGCTCCGTGACCGGCTTCCCGTTCTTCGGCAAGCTCAACGGCGCGCCGCACATCTACTACGGCTTCGGCTACTCGGGCAACGGCGTGGGGCCGACCTACATGGGCGGGCAGATCCTTTCATCGCTTTTGCTGGACGAGGACAACGCCTGGACGCGCAGCCCGCTCATCCAGGGGCCGCTGGGGCAGTTTCCGCCCGAGCCGATCCGCTACATCGGCTCCATCGTCGTGCGCGACGCGATCCGCCGCAAGGAAGCGGCCGAGGACCGCGACAGCCGGCCGTGGATGGTCGACCGGCTGCTGAGCAAGTTCGCCGACGCGGCAGGCAAGTCGGACAAGGGCTGAGCGCGTTCAGGCCAGCCGGTCGAGCAGGCTGTACCAGGCCACGCCGCCGGCCACGTAGAAGCGCTGCAATCCATGCAGCGGGATCGGTGCGATCGGCGTCACCGGGTATGGAAAATCCGCGCCCGCATCGACCAGCCGCGCCGCCACGTGCTTGCCCATGCTGGTGGCCAGCGCGATGCCACGCCCGTTGTAGCCCAGTGCCACCGTCACGCCCGGCGCCGGCGTGTGCACGTGCGGCATGAAGTCGCGCGTGACCGCGATGCGGCCGGCCCAGCGGTACTCGTAGCGCAGCGGCCCCAGTTGGGGAAACAGCAGTTCGAGCGAACGTTCGAGGTGCGCGAAATCCGCGGGCCCGGCCGGGTCGGCGAAGTGGCCGCGCCCGCCCATCAGCAGGCGGCCCTGCGCGTCCTTGCGGAAGTAGAGCAGCAGGCGCTGCGAGGTCGATGCGGTTTCGCCGCCCGGCAGGATGGCGTCGGCCGCGGGGCCCTTGAGCGGTTCGGTCGCGACGATGAAGCTGTTGGCGGCCAGCACGGTGCTCGACAGCTTCGGCCACAGCGCGCCGGTGTAGCCGTTGGTCGCGATGACGACCTGCTCGGCGGTGACGCTTGCACCGGTCGATGTGCTCGCATGCCAGTGCGTGCCGCGGCGCTCCAGCGCCGTGACTTCGGTGCCGCCGTGCACGGAAGCACCTGCGGCCTGCGCGGCACGCACCAGCCCGCGCGTGTAGGCCAGTGGCTGGATGCTGCCGGTGCGGCCGTCGAGCCAGCCGCCGGCAAAGGCTTCGGTGCCGAGCCGCGCGCTGACGGCGGCGCGGTCGAGTTGCAGCGTCGTCACGCCGCGCTTCGCCCACTGCTCGGCGCGCGCATGCAGCGCGGCCACGTCCTTCTGTGCGTAGGCGGCCTGGATCCAGCCTTTGCGCACCGGCTGGCAGTCGATGCGGTGGCGGGCGATCAGGTCGAACACCAGGTCGGCCGAGCGCGAGACCGCATCGATCAAGGGCTCTGCACGCGCTTGGCCATAGAGCTGGACCAGCTCATCGGGGTCGTGCTTGAGCGAAGGATTCACCTGCCCGCCGTTGCGCCCCGACGCGCCCCAGCCGGGTTCGTGCGCTTCAAGCACGCAGGCCTGCACGCCGGCCTCGGCCAGATGCAGCGCAGCCGAGAGGCCGGTGAAGCCGCCGCCGACGATCAGCACGTCGGCCTTGCGCGATTCGGTCAGCGGCGGCGTTGGCGGAGCGGGTGGTGCGGTGTCGGCCCAGAGCGAAGGAGGCAACGCGCGAACACTCATGCACGCACCTCCGCGGACGCCGCAGACGCTACAGCACCAGACGGATGCAGCACGCGCCGCAAGAAGTCTTGCGTACGTGCCTGGCGCGGCGCGCCCAGCACCTGCGCGGACGGGCCTTCCTCCACGATGCTGCCGCTGTGCAGGAAGCACACGCGGTCGGCCACTTCGCGCGCGAAGCCCATCTCGTGCGTGACCACGATCATCGTCATGCC
This is a stretch of genomic DNA from Variovorax paradoxus. It encodes these proteins:
- a CDS encoding FAD-dependent oxidoreductase, which codes for MRPFWIEQALFNDGDLAPALQGAQRADVCIVGGGFTGLWTAIQAKQRNPALDIAIVESDLCGSGASGRNGGCLLTWSTKFFTLRRLFGEAEAIRLVRASEDAVQHIADFCRAHGIDAELRQDGTLYTATSQAQVGALDPVMKGLEDCGLHSYRTLPPEEVARRSGSARNLAGVYSPIAATVHPGKLVRGLRRVALRMGIRIYERSPMIDFTQGHPVTVRTPAGSIEAPKLVLAMNAWMASALPQFERTIAIVSSDMVITEKCPELLRATGLVDGVSVLDSRTFVYYYRTTVDGRLMLGKGGNTFTWGGRIAPVFDQRSPYEAELTRALHGFFPSLRDVPVTASWNGPSDRSVTGFPFFGKLNGAPHIYYGFGYSGNGVGPTYMGGQILSSLLLDEDNAWTRSPLIQGPLGQFPPEPIRYIGSIVVRDAIRRKEAAEDRDSRPWMVDRLLSKFADAAGKSDKG
- a CDS encoding NAD(P)/FAD-dependent oxidoreductase codes for the protein MSVRALPPSLWADTAPPAPPTPPLTESRKADVLIVGGGFTGLSAALHLAEAGVQACVLEAHEPGWGASGRNGGQVNPSLKHDPDELVQLYGQARAEPLIDAVSRSADLVFDLIARHRIDCQPVRKGWIQAAYAQKDVAALHARAEQWAKRGVTTLQLDRAAVSARLGTEAFAGGWLDGRTGSIQPLAYTRGLVRAAQAAGASVHGGTEVTALERRGTHWHASTSTGASVTAEQVVIATNGYTGALWPKLSSTVLAANSFIVATEPLKGPAADAILPGGETASTSQRLLLYFRKDAQGRLLMGGRGHFADPAGPADFAHLERSLELLFPQLGPLRYEYRWAGRIAVTRDFMPHVHTPAPGVTVALGYNGRGIALATSMGKHVAARLVDAGADFPYPVTPIAPIPLHGLQRFYVAGGVAWYSLLDRLA